In one Candidatus Leptovillus gracilis genomic region, the following are encoded:
- a CDS encoding chemotaxis protein CheW has protein sequence MALLPAETLIALAIVRCAGLLYGIDVKWVREIQPFTQVTPVYGLPAFWVGVMALRGQLYAVLDLAQVLSPQQTPAENRQHVVFTVVNRLAIGLLVEEMPAVCQIDTQTLTAVSPSSPSYITGTTSEQITVIDLPALFADPCLAVPASRTGNGKP, from the coding sequence ATGGCATTGCTGCCGGCTGAAACTCTCATCGCTCTGGCGATAGTCCGTTGCGCCGGGTTGTTGTATGGCATTGACGTGAAGTGGGTGCGGGAAATACAGCCGTTTACCCAGGTCACGCCTGTCTATGGCCTGCCTGCTTTTTGGGTCGGCGTTATGGCGCTGCGCGGGCAGCTTTACGCAGTGTTGGACTTGGCGCAAGTTTTATCACCACAGCAGACCCCGGCTGAAAACCGGCAGCATGTGGTGTTTACCGTTGTTAATCGCCTGGCCATTGGGCTGTTGGTGGAAGAGATGCCAGCGGTATGCCAGATTGATACCCAGACGTTAACGGCCGTTTCCCCTTCAAGCCCATCCTATATAACCGGCACAACTTCTGAGCAGATCACCGTGATTGATCTACCCGCCTTGTTCGCCGATCCTTGCCTGGCTGTACCGGCAAGCCGGACAGGCAATGGCAAACCATGA
- a CDS encoding chemotaxis protein CheW — MTPDDELQQRLLNLFAGEAQDVIQAITQSCLALEQQPGAAHRADLTANILRQAHNLKGTARALGLEDVFSLTHRLEALFEAIKQTGVEPETAVFDLIYQTLDGINSLIAGPSEGNPALDLLLNRLETAVAHINTPQTALAQSAQTLAAAETAAPDAALPASQETIRVTVGRLDTILNLVNELQISRLSLERNLRYLRQLSYNSDPFVPQVGVPPPAHTQISDLYRRAETDHRRLSQLLAQLQENVHQARMLPLTTIFDALPRIARDLAHELGKEVVLHLEGGDIELDRAVLEQLKSPLQHLLRNGIDHGLETPEKRRAAGKAMAGQISITAVQRGGGILLEISDDGAGIDQARIKEQAIRQRLLTADESNRLNEQEALWLLFRSGFSLAGAVTAVSGRGVGLDIVRQAVESLHGVISLENRPGQGVRFSLSLPVSIASSCCLLVRAAGQMFALPTRQVAHLARVAWEQVQGENGRLRLLHPGAEPIPAISLGQALQGNGHSPDRLAAQVWQTAVFIGPLEQPVALLVDEPGEVQEIVIKPLPLPLAHMPYISGASILGTGAVILVLNVTDLIRAATQRG; from the coding sequence ATGACACCTGACGACGAGCTACAGCAAAGGTTGCTAAACCTGTTTGCCGGAGAAGCCCAGGATGTGATTCAGGCTATCACCCAATCCTGCCTGGCGCTCGAACAACAACCAGGCGCAGCCCATCGCGCTGACCTGACGGCCAACATTTTGCGGCAAGCCCACAATCTGAAAGGCACGGCCCGCGCCTTAGGCTTGGAAGATGTCTTCAGCCTGACGCACCGGCTGGAAGCTTTGTTTGAAGCGATTAAACAAACCGGAGTTGAGCCAGAGACGGCCGTTTTTGACCTTATCTACCAGACTCTCGACGGCATTAACAGCCTGATTGCCGGGCCATCAGAGGGAAACCCGGCCCTGGATTTGCTGCTGAACCGGCTGGAAACGGCCGTTGCCCACATCAACACGCCGCAGACAGCCCTTGCCCAATCGGCCCAAACGCTGGCGGCGGCGGAAACCGCGGCGCCAGATGCCGCCCTACCCGCGTCTCAGGAAACCATCCGTGTCACGGTGGGCAGATTAGATACCATTCTCAATCTAGTCAATGAGCTGCAAATCAGCCGCCTGAGTCTGGAACGCAATCTGCGGTACCTGCGCCAACTGTCTTATAACTCCGACCCATTTGTCCCACAGGTGGGCGTGCCGCCCCCGGCGCACACCCAAATCAGCGATCTGTACCGCCGTGCCGAAACCGACCACCGCCGCCTAAGCCAGCTTTTGGCCCAGCTTCAAGAAAATGTACACCAGGCGCGAATGCTGCCGCTAACGACGATATTTGACGCCTTACCCCGTATCGCCCGTGACCTGGCCCATGAGTTGGGTAAGGAGGTAGTCTTGCATCTGGAAGGCGGCGATATCGAGTTAGATCGCGCTGTATTAGAGCAACTCAAATCCCCCTTGCAACATCTTCTGCGCAATGGCATTGATCATGGCCTGGAAACGCCGGAAAAGCGGCGCGCTGCCGGAAAAGCGATGGCCGGCCAGATCAGCATCACGGCCGTTCAGCGCGGTGGCGGCATTCTCCTGGAAATAAGCGACGATGGGGCTGGTATTGACCAGGCCAGGATAAAAGAGCAGGCCATACGCCAACGCCTGCTGACGGCCGACGAGTCGAACCGGTTGAATGAACAGGAAGCCCTCTGGCTGTTGTTTCGCTCAGGTTTTAGTCTGGCCGGGGCGGTAACGGCCGTTTCCGGGCGAGGCGTTGGGCTGGATATTGTGCGTCAGGCTGTCGAGAGCCTGCACGGGGTGATTTCGCTAGAAAACCGCCCCGGCCAGGGCGTTCGCTTTTCCCTCAGTCTGCCGGTCAGCATCGCCTCGTCCTGTTGTTTGCTCGTCCGGGCGGCCGGGCAGATGTTTGCCCTGCCCACGCGCCAGGTGGCGCACCTGGCGCGGGTAGCGTGGGAGCAGGTGCAGGGGGAAAACGGCCGTTTACGCCTGCTGCATCCCGGCGCAGAACCGATACCCGCCATCAGCCTGGGCCAGGCGCTGCAAGGAAACGGTCATTCGCCGGATCGCTTGGCGGCGCAGGTTTGGCAAACGGCCGTTTTCATCGGCCCGCTGGAACAACCGGTGGCCTTGCTCGTGGACGAGCCTGGCGAGGTCCAGGAAATTGTCATCAAGCCATTGCCGCTGCCCCTGGCTCACATGCCTTATATCTCTGGCGCATCAATTTTAGGAACAGGGGCGGTCATTCTCGTGCTGAATGTTACGGACCTGATCAGGGCCGCAACGCAGCGCGGTTGA
- a CDS encoding response regulator, protein MNNTSQRNSPAQILVVDDSLVMRILVQETLLKTGFQVLTAANGMEAWELLHREPVHLVIADLSMTDLDGLELTRLIRAHKQFGALPVILMSVMDIGDQRQRGLSNGANAFVMKDRRDIESLANRINELLPEGLRVTLPDQPPDNPPGKVTTFLDR, encoded by the coding sequence ATGAACAACACATCGCAAAGAAACAGCCCGGCGCAGATATTGGTGGTGGATGATTCCCTGGTGATGCGTATTCTCGTCCAGGAGACACTGCTGAAGACCGGATTCCAGGTCCTTACAGCCGCAAACGGCATGGAAGCGTGGGAACTGCTGCACAGAGAACCTGTTCACCTGGTCATAGCCGATTTGTCCATGACAGACCTGGATGGTTTGGAACTAACCAGGCTGATCCGCGCTCACAAACAATTCGGGGCGCTGCCGGTTATTTTGATGTCGGTCATGGATATTGGCGATCAGCGGCAGCGCGGACTGAGTAACGGCGCAAACGCCTTTGTGATGAAAGATCGGCGCGACATCGAATCGTTGGCGAACAGAATTAACGAATTGTTGCCAGAGGGGCTGCGCGTGACGCTTCCAGACCAACCCCCGGACAATCCTCCTGGCAAGGTGACAACTTTTTTAGACAGGTAA
- a CDS encoding response regulator transcription factor encodes MMRVLVVDDHILFQEGIASLLNKQPDLTVVGGAGSVKEAITKSLCLQPDVVLMDFSLPDGTGLEATQAILAQRPSTKIVFLTIHEDDERLFQAIRCGARGYLLKNTPVDQLLAYLRGLGNDEVALSPASISRILEEFAQSPVHEASEPEIAAQLTARQIEVLRELRRGATNREIANNLFISEQTVKNHISHILSTLKLNSRYEAASFARRYNL; translated from the coding sequence ATGATGCGAGTCCTTGTAGTTGACGACCATATTTTGTTCCAGGAAGGCATTGCCAGCCTGCTGAATAAACAGCCAGATTTGACTGTGGTGGGTGGGGCTGGCTCAGTCAAAGAAGCAATCACCAAATCCCTTTGCCTGCAACCAGACGTGGTGTTGATGGATTTTAGCCTGCCTGATGGCACGGGGCTGGAGGCAACGCAGGCGATTCTGGCGCAACGGCCGTCTACCAAAATCGTCTTCCTCACCATCCATGAAGACGACGAGCGATTGTTTCAGGCCATCCGCTGCGGGGCCAGGGGTTACTTGCTGAAGAATACGCCTGTAGACCAATTGTTGGCTTACCTGCGCGGCCTGGGAAACGACGAGGTGGCGCTGTCCCCCGCTTCTATTTCCCGTATCCTGGAAGAATTCGCCCAATCACCCGTCCACGAAGCATCTGAACCGGAGATTGCGGCGCAGTTAACAGCGCGCCAGATTGAAGTATTACGTGAACTCCGGCGAGGCGCTACCAATCGAGAGATTGCGAACAATTTATTCATCAGCGAGCAGACTGTAAAAAATCATATCAGCCATATCCTGAGTACCCTCAAGCTAAACAGCCGCTACGAGGCTGCCAGTTTTGCTCGCCGTTACAACCTCTAG